In Thermococcus sp. 21S7, the genomic window AACGGGGAAAGCTTCCTCGTGAACGGTCGGCCGTTGAAGAGCATAGCCTTCTACTGGCAGAAGAAAATTGGCGATTACCAGTCGAGACTCAACAACTCCGGTTACAAGACGAGTAGGAAGTTCAGGAGGATGCATAAAAAAGCCAAAGTCCAGGTCAGGCATTACATCAACACGGCAGTCAGGCAAACGGTGAGAAAGCTCTATGGGTTGGGAGTTTCCAGAATTATCGTTGGTTACCCAAAAGGCATTGCAAGAAACTCTGATAGAGGCAGGAAGCAGAACTACCTCCTCTCCCACGTTTGGCGGTTCAATTATCTCATCAAACGTCTCACTGAGGTCGCTGAGGAGTACGGCATCGAGGTTGTGGTTGTTGATGAGGCTTTCACTTCTAAGGTTTGTCCTCTCTGTGGCCAACGCCACTCCAATGGGAGAATTTTTAGGGGTTTATTCAAGTGCCGCAGAGAGGGTGTTGTTATGAATGCCGACTTGGTTGGCGCTTTCAACATTTTGAAGAAGAGCGTGAAAACGATAACCCCGAGCCTTCCGGCCTTATCGGGAGGTAGGGGTAACTGGGGCAAGACCGTCCCAGGGGGGTTCGAAGAACCCGTTCTAATGGGTTCCCTGATGAGAACTCCTCGAACCTCCCTGTCGTTGGCGAGGGGTTAAACTGCTGGAACCCTCGCCGTTCACGGCGGGGAGGAGGTCAGTGCCAGCCCAGTGGTTCCAAGCAGACCCCGGGAATGTCAAGATTTTCAGCAATTA contains:
- a CDS encoding RNA-guided endonuclease TnpB family protein; translation: MKRAVTVKLQPSKEQEKILFELAYGTAIVWNKINYERLKQFREYGKIDFGTTEKEVYYAFKDWVGGSTVQQLARKNAEAWRSFFSLSKKKKSGELPEWFEKPSPPGFVRKRNGRKLFAIPLRNDQYKIRGNVIELRRLGKFGKLEIQFKGRIHLRGKQGRLEIIYDDVKRKWYAHLSLTVGEKLEYDGWVELPRRPKGNYSAGIDLGINNLMAVYVENGESFLVNGRPLKSIAFYWQKKIGDYQSRLNNSGYKTSRKFRRMHKKAKVQVRHYINTAVRQTVRKLYGLGVSRIIVGYPKGIARNSDRGRKQNYLLSHVWRFNYLIKRLTEVAEEYGIEVVVVDEAFTSKVCPLCGQRHSNGRIFRGLFKCRREGVVMNADLVGAFNILKKSVKTITPSLPALSGGRGNWGKTVPGGFEEPVLMGSLMRTPRTSLSLARG